From one Acidobacteriota bacterium genomic stretch:
- a CDS encoding ACT domain-containing protein yields the protein MTNSITEILKTAKINVAPETFAIVSLTGEDWNTVLADPEASPRMSVPFMIFKDRFETTLVLDEIDLASLRSAAGSARIENGFRLLTFDVELDFSVTGFIAEISRVLAEAKIPIVAVSSFSRDHLLIRQNDLASALRALRPVVDEVC from the coding sequence ATGACAAATTCTATAACCGAGATCTTGAAGACGGCGAAGATCAACGTCGCGCCGGAAACCTTCGCGATCGTTTCGCTGACCGGCGAGGACTGGAACACGGTCCTTGCCGATCCGGAGGCGTCGCCGCGGATGAGCGTTCCGTTTATGATCTTCAAGGATCGCTTCGAAACGACGCTCGTGCTCGACGAGATCGATCTCGCGTCGCTGCGGTCGGCGGCCGGTTCGGCGCGGATCGAAAACGGTTTCCGGCTTCTGACCTTCGACGTCGAACTCGATTTCTCGGTCACCGGCTTCATCGCCGAGATCTCGCGTGTGCTGGCGGAAGCGAAGATCCCGATCGTTGCCGTATCCTCGTTTTCGAGGGACCATCTGCTGATCAGACAAAACGATCTCGCGAGCGCGTTGCGAGCGCTCCGGCCGGTCGTTGACGAGGTGTGTTGA
- a CDS encoding SDR family NAD(P)-dependent oxidoreductase: MDWKDKVVFLTGASSGIGEALAVALAKKGATLGLLARREDLLREIAKSCEAKGGLARVFACDVIDEAGVADAAQALRDEFGRIDILICNAGIGGPRHARDLTTTDVKKVFEVNFMGAVNAVTATLPAMIKHGSGQLVAISSLAGIRGLPRSASYSASKGALTNFFESLRLDLIGSGVSVTVIEPGFILTPLTANRKHKLPFLMQLDNAIPLFIRAIERRKRFAAFPWQLASVVRLGRFFPGWLYDRIAGGANYREDSD, from the coding sequence ATGGACTGGAAGGACAAAGTCGTTTTTTTGACGGGCGCTTCGAGCGGAATCGGCGAGGCGCTGGCCGTCGCGCTTGCAAAAAAGGGCGCGACCCTTGGACTGCTCGCGCGCCGCGAGGATCTGCTTCGGGAGATTGCGAAATCGTGCGAGGCAAAGGGCGGACTGGCGCGCGTGTTTGCGTGCGATGTGATCGACGAAGCCGGCGTCGCTGACGCGGCGCAAGCCTTGCGGGACGAGTTTGGCCGGATCGACATTCTCATTTGCAACGCCGGGATCGGCGGCCCGCGACACGCCCGCGATCTGACGACGACCGACGTCAAGAAGGTGTTTGAGGTCAATTTTATGGGCGCCGTCAACGCCGTCACGGCGACGCTCCCGGCGATGATCAAACACGGATCGGGCCAGCTCGTCGCGATCTCGAGCCTCGCCGGAATCCGCGGACTTCCGCGCTCGGCGTCCTATTCGGCGAGCAAAGGCGCGCTGACGAATTTCTTCGAGAGTCTGCGGCTCGATCTGATCGGCTCGGGAGTCAGCGTCACCGTGATCGAGCCGGGGTTCATACTTACGCCGCTTACGGCCAATCGCAAGCATAAACTGCCTTTCCTGATGCAACTCGACAATGCGATCCCGCTTTTTATCCGCGCGATCGAACGCCGGAAGCGCTTTGCCGCGTTTCCATGGCAACTCGCGAGCGTTGTCCGGCTTGGCCGGTTCTTTCCGGGTTGGCTTTACGACAGGATCGCCGGCGGCGCGAACTACCGCGAGGACAGCGATTGA
- a CDS encoding glycoside hydrolase family protein, with the protein MNISQSCLDIIKKWEGFKAEAYLDPVGIPTVGYGTTRYPTGLRVKLGERISEAQAEAYLKFETDETVESLNIILKDSKVNQNQFDALVSLCYNIGVGGFRESTILREIKSGNFPAAAAAFMLWNKGTVKGVKKVLPGLTKRRADERALFERAGAAGKPIVVEASAQDTVTRLEGFREGAKNVIVAYRDSEVVEILSLESSLKEELISTLRQYKNAMSFDFAPAGSTIPKGTRIEIVARSAEIRSIGEAPPFAGRLLVSGMSDDAAEIGIATLQSRLKELGYYKDDVDGAFGKVTDAAVRAFQSDVFGLADADGKVGPKTWGKLWGAPLPTPIAPSQTAVGGKHYLLLTRTMTKDSSGCFRLKLDYFKDGQLRDSLFVVSGQPKRQFFRTGRESVRGSYEPLPEGKWIVRDVIWAGAKDVYDKRVHKEGIGPAKIPVDFVPKTGTRRDLIQIHIDWNRSNAPGTAGCIGVASVSDFKRLVTWLRESDPRDLFVDWGLGTVRIP; encoded by the coding sequence ATGAACATCTCCCAAAGCTGTTTGGACATCATCAAGAAGTGGGAAGGCTTCAAAGCGGAAGCCTACCTCGATCCGGTCGGTATTCCGACCGTCGGCTACGGTACGACGCGCTATCCGACGGGTCTTCGGGTCAAACTCGGCGAGCGGATTTCGGAGGCGCAGGCGGAAGCGTATCTCAAGTTCGAAACGGACGAAACGGTCGAATCGCTGAACATCATCCTGAAAGACTCAAAGGTCAACCAGAATCAGTTCGACGCGCTCGTCTCGCTTTGCTACAACATCGGCGTCGGCGGATTTCGCGAAAGCACGATCCTCAGGGAGATCAAGTCCGGCAACTTCCCTGCTGCCGCGGCCGCGTTTATGTTGTGGAACAAAGGCACGGTGAAAGGCGTCAAGAAAGTCCTTCCCGGTCTGACGAAACGGCGGGCAGACGAGCGCGCCTTGTTCGAACGCGCGGGCGCCGCCGGAAAACCGATCGTCGTCGAAGCGTCCGCCCAGGATACGGTGACGCGCCTTGAGGGCTTTCGTGAAGGCGCGAAGAATGTCATCGTCGCCTACCGCGACAGCGAAGTCGTTGAGATCCTCAGCTTGGAAAGCTCGCTCAAGGAAGAACTGATATCGACGCTCCGGCAGTACAAAAACGCGATGTCGTTCGATTTTGCGCCCGCCGGTTCGACGATTCCAAAAGGAACGCGGATCGAGATCGTCGCAAGATCGGCGGAGATCCGTTCGATCGGCGAAGCGCCGCCGTTTGCAGGACGGCTTCTGGTCAGCGGTATGTCTGACGACGCGGCCGAAATCGGGATAGCAACGCTTCAAAGTCGGCTCAAGGAACTCGGTTACTACAAGGACGACGTTGACGGCGCGTTCGGAAAGGTCACCGACGCCGCCGTCCGCGCCTTTCAATCTGACGTTTTCGGACTCGCTGACGCAGACGGAAAGGTCGGGCCCAAAACGTGGGGAAAACTATGGGGCGCTCCGCTGCCGACGCCGATCGCGCCGTCGCAAACGGCGGTTGGCGGCAAGCACTATTTGCTTTTGACGCGGACGATGACCAAGGATTCGTCGGGTTGCTTTCGTTTGAAGCTCGATTATTTCAAAGACGGGCAGCTCAGGGATTCGCTTTTTGTCGTTTCCGGGCAACCCAAACGGCAGTTCTTCAGAACCGGGCGCGAAAGCGTGCGCGGGTCGTACGAACCGCTTCCGGAAGGCAAATGGATCGTCCGCGACGTGATCTGGGCGGGCGCGAAAGACGTTTACGACAAGAGAGTGCACAAAGAAGGCATCGGCCCGGCAAAGATCCCGGTGGACTTCGTTCCGAAAACCGGCACAAGGCGCGACCTGATCCAGATACACATCGACTGGAACCGCTCGAACGCGCCCGGGACCGCCGGTTGCATCGGCGTCGCGTCGGTCTCCGATTTCAAGCGCCTCGTCACCTGGCTCCGCGAATCCGATCCGCGCGACCTTTTCGTCGACTGGGGACTTGGAACCGTACGAATTCCCTGA